One genomic window of Arachis hypogaea cultivar Tifrunner chromosome 8, arahy.Tifrunner.gnm2.J5K5, whole genome shotgun sequence includes the following:
- the LOC112705783 gene encoding wall-associated receptor kinase-like 14 codes for MIIIRKHTILILLVLCFLFLSLSTAQVNYRTCNQTCGSSKPYPYPFGFSSDCGIRLNCTTDGGIFIGKFPVQEVTTDSIIVGIKAQCNRPFYTFHELFSHKYAPTSGNVIFVQNCSKTASSCTVPEAMVREYFDYSEDCREGSSLSCYFENNSTNKFLNKSILDGYGCGNFMSSICSENLRNNSGATVSLEVATIQLGWWLQGACQCSSDANCTEIESPVDRKPGFRCTCKEGFVGDGFLAGTGCTRIRASSACNAAKYMSGRCGGTARFVILIAGFAVGISVMISAVSVFCCLFKRRSKLRVTKSTKRRFTEATVNYSVPIYPYKDIERATNSFSEKQRLGTGAYGTVYAGKLHNNDELVAIKRIKQRDANDSIEQVMNEIKLLSSVSHTNLVRLLGCCIEHGEQILVYEFMPNGTLSQHLQKERGDGLSWPIRLRIATETAQAIAHLHSAMNPPIYHRDIKSSNILLDSNFGSKVADFGLSRLGMTEISHISTAPQGTPGYVDPQYHQDFHLSDKSDVYSFGVVLVEIITGLKVVDFTRPHNEVNLASLATDRIGNGLLDEIIDPFLVPQARSDPWTLSSIHKVAELAFRCLAFHRDMRPSMTEVASELEQLTLTTWPSFGDNHNCVASTELSSSSSSSSSSNECEKPLSSRTKVGLLTGPKLRSLLDRTKSSSPVSVQDREVWLSEQSSPSSNSFPSKSFD; via the exons ATGATCATCATCAGAAAGCACACAATTTTGATCCTTCTAGTGTTATgctttctcttcctctctctaagcACAGCACAAGTGAACTACCGAACGTGCAACCAAACATGCGGTTCATCCAAACCTTACCCTTACCCTTTCGGATTCTCCTCCGACTGCGGAATCCGCCTCAATTGTACCACCGACGGCGGAATCTTCATCGGTAAATTCCCAGTCCAAGAAGTAACAACGGACAGCATAATCGTCGGCATCAAAGCACAGTGCAATCGCCCATTTTATACATTCCACGAACTCTTCAGCCACAAGTACGCTCCCACATCGGGGAACGTGATCTTCGTGCAGAACTGCTCCAAAACGGCGTCGTCTTGCACCGTTCCGGAGGCTATGGTGCGGGAATACTTTGACTACTCTGAGGATTGCAGAGAGGGAAGTAGCTTGAGCTGCTACTTCGAAAACAACAGCACCAACAAGTTCTTGAATAAGAGCATCTTGGATGGGTACGGCTGTGGCAACTTTATGTCTTCCATCTGTTCGGAAAATTTGAGGAACAATTCCGGTGCTACGGTGTCGTTGGAGGTAGCCACAATTCAGCTTGGTTGGTGGCTTCAGGGAGCTTGCCAGTGTTCTAGTGATGCTAATTGTACCGAAATTGAGTCCCCCGTTGATCGGAAACCCGGCTTTCGGTGTACCTGCAAGGAAGGCTTTGTCGGCGATGGCTTTCTTGCCGGAACAGGCTGTACGAGAATCAGAG CCTCTTCAGCATGCAACGCAGCCAAGTACATGTCTGGCAGATGTGGAGGAACAGCGAGATTTGTCATCTTGATTGCAG GATTTGCTGTAGGAATTTCAGTGATGATAAGTGCGGTTTCAGTATTTTGTTGTTTGTTTAAAAGGCGCAGCAAATTGAGAGTCACAAAGAGCACAAAAAGGCGGTTCACGGAAGCAACCGTCAACTACAGCGTCCCTATCTATCCCTACAAAGACATAGAGAGAGCCACCAACAGTTTCTCTGAGAAACAACGCCTGGGAACCGGTGCATACGGTACAGTTTACGCGGGAAAACTTCACAACAATGATGAATTGGTTGCCATCAAGAGAATAAAACAGAGGGACGCCAACGACAGCATCGAGCAAGTAATGAACGAGATCAAGCTCCTCTCTTCAGTCAGCCACACTAACTTAGTGCGATTGTTGGGTTGCTGCATAGAACACGGAGAACAGATCCTGGTCTATGAGTTCATGCCGAACGGAACATTGAGTCAGCATCTTCAAAAAGAACGAGGAGACGGTCTTTCATGGCCGATTCGATTAAGAATTGCCACCGAAACAGCACAAGCCATTGCACATCTTCACTCTGCCATGAATCCCCCAATCTACCATAGAGATATCAAATCCAGCAACATACTCTTGGATTCCAATTTCGGTTCAAAGGTAGCTGATTTCGGTCTCTCTAGACTTGGAATGACTGAAATATCCCACATTTCAACGGCGCCACAGGGGACCCCTGGCTATGTTGATCCGCAGTACCATCAAGACTTTCATCTTTCTGACAAGAGTGATGTTTACAGCTTCGGCGTTGTTCTTGTTGAGATCATAACTGGACTCAAGGTGGTTGACTTTACCCGCCCTCATAATGAAGTGAACCTGGCCTCCCTTGCAACTGATAGGATCGGGAACGGGCTCTTGGACGAGATCATAGACCCCTTTCTTGTGCCTCAAGCAAGAAGTGATCCTTGGACACTTTCCTCAATACACAAGGTTGCTGAGTTGGCATTTAGATGCCTTGCGTTCCATAGAGATATGAGGCCTTCAATGACAGAAGTGGCAAGCGAGTTAGAACAACTCACTCTTACTACGTGGCCTAGTTTTGGTGACAATCATAATTGTGTAGCTTCTACAGAgttatcctcttcttcttcctcctcctcctcctctaatgAGTGTGAGAAACCACTTAGCAGTAGAACCAAGGTCGGGCTACTAACTGGGCCCAAGTTAAGGTCGTTGTTGGATAGGACCAAAAGTAGCTCACCGGTTTCGGTGCAAGATAGAGAAGTATGGTTGAGTGAACAAAGCTCTCCCTCGTCAAATAGTTTCCCTAGCAAGTCATTTGATTGA